A stretch of Vigna angularis cultivar LongXiaoDou No.4 chromosome 4, ASM1680809v1, whole genome shotgun sequence DNA encodes these proteins:
- the LOC108321858 gene encoding probable 37S ribosomal protein S5, mitochondrial, with protein sequence MGYIHYGRNLRHIFRFKSATGIVTNSARSQPRSRAPFLGNVPFSTNSDARIVLDLRAEVERDRLRERNERLRLGLDTADIDAEPEQDYMGVEPLIAKLTKKNEKESEGDLNRYEEPTDSDEDSDEETQEDADKRHRDFERKFERHQDLLKSFTDAETLDDAFKWMTKIDKFEHKHFRLRPEYRVIGELMNLLKVVTEQKDRFVLQNKLNRALRLVQWKEAYDPDNPANYGVIQREQQDAAAAADAREDAELEKEKLIGEGDDGEEEEEFDDMKEKDNVLLAKLEAIDRKLEEKLAELEYTFGRKGKALEEEIKDLAEERNELTEQKRKPLYRKGFDTRLIDMNRTCKVTKGGQVVKYTAMVACGNYNGVIGFAKAKGPAVPVALQKAYEKCFQNLHYVERHEEHTIAHAIQTSYKKTKVYLWPAPTTTGMKAGRTVESILHLAGLKNVKSKVIGSRNPHNTVKAVFKALNAIETPRDVQEKFGRTVVEKYLL encoded by the exons ATGGGTTACATCCACTATGGAAGAAATCTCCGCCACATATTCAGATTCAAATCCGCCACCGGCATCGTCACAAATTCTGCCAGATCGCAACCGAGGTCACGCGCTCCTTTTCTCGGAAATGTTCCTTTCTCCACCAATTCGGACGCCAGAATCGTGCTGGACCTTCGAGCGGAGGTGGAGCGCGACAGACTCAGGGAGAGAAACGAGCGATTGAGACTCGGTTTGGACACAGCCGACATCGACGCCGAGCCCGAGCAGGATTACATGGGCGTGGAGCCACTCATCGCGAAGCTGACAAAGAAGAACGAGAAGGAATCGGAGGGGGACTTGAATCGCTACGAGGAGCCCACGGACTCCGATGAAGATTCCGACGAGGAAACCCAGGAAGATGCCGACAAACGGCACCGCGACTTCGAGCGCAAGTTCGAGCGCCACCAGGACCTTCTCAAGAGCTTCACCGACGCCGAAACCCTCGATGACGCCTTCAAGTGGATGACCAAAATTGACAAGTTCGAGCACAAGCATTTTCGTCTACGTCCGGAATATAGGGTTATCGGCGAGCTCATGAACCTGCTCAAGGTGGTGACGGAGCAGAAGGATAGGTTTGTTCTGCAGAATAAGCTTAACAGGGCGTTGAGGTTGGTGCAGTGGAAGGAGGCCTATGATCCTGATAACCCTGCCAATTATGGTGTGATACAGCGTGAGCAGCAGGATGCTGCTGCCGCGGCGGATGCACGGGAAGACGCTGAGTTGGAGAAGGAGAAGTTAATTGGGGAAGGGGATGATGgtgaggaggaggaggagttTGATGACATGAAGGAGAAAGATAATGTACTGCTGGCTAAACTTGAGGCTATTGacaggaagcttgaggagaagCTGGCGGAGCTTGAATATACGTTTGGGAGGAAGGGGAAGGCACTGGAGGAAGAGATCAAGGATCTTGCTGAGGAGAGAAATGAATTGACTGAGCAGAAGAGAAAGCCGCTTTACCGGAAG GGTTTTGATACAAGATTGATAGACATGAACCGAACTTGTAAAGTCACCAAg GGAGGACAAGTTGTGAAGTATACTGCTATGGTAGCTTGTGGAAACTATAATGGTGTTATTGGTTTTGCAAAAGCCAAAGGCCCTGCAGTCCCAGTTGCCCTTCAGAAG GCCTACGAGAAATGCTTTCAGAATTTGCATTACGTAGAGCGACATGAGGAGCATACAATTGCCCATGCAATTCAAACTTCTTATAAAAAGACCAAG GTGTATCTCTGGCCTGCTCCAACAACAACTGGTATGAAAGCTGGCAGAACAGTCGAATCCATACTGCACTTGGCTGGTTTAAAGAATGTCAAGTCGAAG GTCATTGGTTCCAGAAATCCTCATAATACAGTTAAGGCTGTCTTCAAAGCACTTAATGCG ATTGAAACACCAAGGGATGTTCAAGAGAAATTTGGTAGGACTGTGGTTGAGAAGTATCTGTTGTGA